A window from Cydia amplana chromosome 12, ilCydAmpl1.1, whole genome shotgun sequence encodes these proteins:
- the LOC134652722 gene encoding uncharacterized protein LOC134652722, with translation MLIALAKCKEEVCKDFGPIQPIYEKNIEKLKEKGGNYLSETPTFSTVKNVLYRARKKYLSANKLVFNRLEEVEVPPTYKNFLVCADGDEEKILIFANTVAKKLIRARATISTTYFGDGTFRCVPKPFAQLYSLHIDLNSTKTSTNVVPVIYGLLPNKTENTYTRFFQLIRDLLGVNITTYKCDYEQAQINAVKNIFPEVEVHGCFHHFNAAFWRNDKTLKTKATKEGRNITRMCALLPLLPPQEMKEAWSSIVDSAPRTTEILNFFQYFRNQWDPEQFAEKLSCSYENHRTTNPLEGWHRRINAYIPKRPNFYYFLHKLMKEARHVSSKINYSLFNKLPKNRQKSDIAFDRKLSKLLQKLENRQISSINFLKKVIWTKISLGVHFKLRIKKRKRRH, from the coding sequence ATGTTGATAGCGTTAGCCAAGTGCAAAGAAGAAGTTTGTAAGGATTTTGGCCCGATCCAACCTATATACGAAAAAAATATCGAAAAATTAAAAGAGAAAGGCGGAAATTATTTAAGCGAGACTCCGACATTTTCTACGGTCAAAAATGTACTATACAGAGCGCGAAAGAAATACCTGTCCGCCAATAAACTGGTCTTTAATAGATTGGAAGAGGTCGAGGTTCCTCCAACTTACAAAAATTTTCTAGTATGTGCAGATGGTGATgaagaaaaaatattgatatttgcAAATACTGTAGCTAAAAAGTTAATAAGAGCACGAGCAACAATATCAACAACGTATTTTGGCGACGGAACATTTAGGTGTGTACCTAAACCGTTTGCCCAACTTTACTCACTGCACATAGACCTAAATTCGACGAAAACAAGTACCAACGTGGTCCCAGTCATATACGGTCTGTTgccaaataaaacagaaaacaccTATACTAGATTTTTTCAGCTCATTCGAGACTTACTCGGTGTAAATATCACAACATATAAATGTGATTACGAACAAGCACAGATTAATGCCGTCAAAAATATATTCCCAGAAGTCGAGGTGCATGGCTGTTTCCATCATTTTAATGCGGCGTTTTGGCGTAACGATAAAACGTTAAAAACGAAAGCGACCAAAGAAGGCAGAAATATAACAAGGATGTGTGCTCTCCTACCACTTCTTCCGCCACAGGAAATGAAGGAAGCTTGGTCTAGTATTGTTGACTCCGCTCCAAGGACAACAGAAATCctaaatttttttcaatatttccgAAATCAGTGGGATCCTGAACAATTTGCCGAAAAGTTAAGCTGTTCTTATGAAAATCATCGTACTACTAACCCATTAGAGGGTTGGCATAGGAGAATCAATGCCTACATACCCAAAAGACCCAATTTTTACTACTTCCTACACAAGCTGATGAAAGAAGCAAGACATGTGTCAAGCAAAATTAATTACAGCCTATTTAATAAGTTACctaaaaataggcaaaaaagcGATATAGCATTTGATCGCAAACTATCAAAACTCTTACAAAAACTTGAAAACAGGCAGATAAGCAGTATAAATTTCTTAAAGAAAGTTATCTGGACTAAAATATCATTGGGCGTTCATTTTAAATTACGCATTAAGAAAAGGAAACGTAGACATTAA